A single region of the Oreochromis niloticus isolate F11D_XX linkage group LG19, O_niloticus_UMD_NMBU, whole genome shotgun sequence genome encodes:
- the LOC100711060 gene encoding C-type lectin domain family 4 member M has protein sequence MEETNGGFQTLVHEDDLHEEEYPPYHQSNRVQVSMFTMSPGRRHRLAAVCLALLAAVLLILNIGLGIHYNKLTDTHLTLDDTERIRKELVVLQDTYKTAVETMKDASKQVDSEMSRQTQTNWELEHQTKTSNDYKSQMEKITKEIETMRSYLPMLSDGCKHCPAGWILMNSVCYYFPLKSNEVKTWKESRDFCQLQGGDLIIIDSRDEENSTVNYLINHQPASRQTRDPVWEPPFPHRVRPWMSHRDPEFVDWIRRRNDYQDMSRTTSRFWIGLRDVHEEGTWKWWDGTLLVEGYWNDGEPNDENNEDCAALYPKANFYKSWNDLPCETKIKWICEKAPKSLS, from the exons ATGGAGGAGACAAATGGTGGTTTTCAGACACTTGTCCACGAAGATGATTTGCACGAGGAAGAGTATCCTCCTTACCATCAGTCTAACAGGGTACAAG TGTCCATGTTCACTATGAGTCCTGGGAGACGCCACAGACTGGCTGCAGTGTGCCTGGCGCTTCTTGCTGCTGTTCTTCTGATACTGAATATTGGCCTGGGGATCCACT ACAACAAACTCACAGATACTCACCTCACGCTCGATGATACCGAACGCATCAGAAAAGAGCTGGTCGTCCTCCAGGACACTTACAAGACTGCAGTGGAAACCATGAAGGATGCCAGCAAGCAGGTGGACAGCGAGATGAGCCGTCAGACACAAACCAACTGGGAGCTTGAACACCAGACAAAAACAAGCAATGACTATAAAAGTCAGATGGAAAAAATCACAAAGGAAATTGAAACCATGAGATCATACTTACCAATGCTTA GCGATGGCTGCAAACACTGTCCTGCAGGATGGATTTTAATGAACTCTGTATGTTACTACTTCCCCTTGAAATCAAATGAAGTCAAAACATGGAAGGAATCCAGAGATTTCtgtcagctgcagggaggagatCTTATAATCATAGACAGCCGAGACGAAGAG aACTCAACAGTCAATTACTTGATAAATCATCAACCTGCCTCGAGACAAACTCGTGACCCGGTCTGGGAGCCTCCCTTTCCTCACCGTGTGAGACCTTGGATGAGTCACAGAGACCCTGAGTTTGTGGATtggataagaagaagaaacgacTATCAAGATATGTCTCGTACTACGTCGCGGTTCTGGATCGGACTGAGAGACGTCCATGAGGAAGGGACTTGGAAATGGTGGGATGGAACATTACTTGTTGAAGG GTACTGGAACGATGGAGAGCCGAATGATGAAAACAATGAGGACTGTGCAGCGTTGTATCCCAAAGCAAACTTCTACAAGAGCTGGAACGATCTTCCATGTGAGACCAAAATAAAATGGATTTGTGAAAAAGCACCAAAATCACTGAGCTAA